GGCGTTGAACTCCTGCGTCCGGTCGCCCGCGAAGACGAGGTGGGAGTGGGAGTCGACGAAGCCGGGCAGGACCGCCCGGCCGCCGGCGTCGACCCGGTTGTCAGTGGCGGGTGCTTTGCTTTGATCACCGGTCCACACGACGCGGTCGCCTTCGATGACGACGGCCGCGTCCTGGACCAGTCCGAGGGGGGATCCGTCACCGAGGGAGGGGTCGTTGGTGACCAGGCTGGCGATGTTCGTGATGAGCGTGCTTGCGGTGCTCGCGGAGTGGGCGGGGCTGACGGTCGTCGCGTTGCTCATGGCGTCCTTGGTGGCCTGGTCGGCGGTGGGATCGGGTTCGGGGGCGGAGCCGGGCCGCGCGGGCTGGCGGCCCGGGGTCATCCGCGCAGGGCTTCGACGGCGTCCGCGAGGGCTCGGGGCACGTCCGGTACGAGGCAGTGGACCCCGTCCCGTACGACGTGCCGGCCTGCCACGACCGTATGCGACACGTCCGCTGCCGACGCGGCGAATACGGCCGTCTCGGCCCCGAGCCGCGGAAGCGGCCCTGCCGTCCTGACCGAGTCGAGCGCGATGGTGGTGAAGTCGGCGAGCGCGCCGGTCTCCAGGGCGCCCGCGTCCTCCCAGCCGAGGGCCGCGTGGCCGTCGGCGGAGGCCGCCCGCAGCAGGGCCGCCGCCGTCCAGTGACCGCGGGTGCGGGTGCGCAGGCGCTCGTTCAGTTCCATGGCCCGCGCCTCTTCGAGCAGGTCGATGACGGCGTGGCTGTCGGAGCCGAGGCAGAGCGGGGAGCCCTCGTTCTGCAGGGCGACGGCCGGTCCGATGCCGTCCGCGAGGTCCCGTTCGGTCGTCGGGCACATGCAGGTGCCGGTGCCGCTGCCGCCGATGAGGGAGACGTCCTCGGCGGTGAGGTGGGTGTTGTGGACGCCGGTGGTGCGCGGTCCGAGGACGCCGTGCAGGGCGAGGAGCTGGGTCGGGGTGCAGCCGTGGGCCTCCCGGCACGCCTCGTTCTCGGCGGTCTGCTCGGACAGGTGCACATGGAGCGGGGCCCGCCGCTGTTCCGCCCACCGTGCGATGGTCTCCAACTGGTCGGCGGGCACGGCCCGTACGGAGTGGATCGCCGCTCCGATCCGTGCGTGATCCCGTTCTTTGAGAAGTGAAGAGCGTGCGGCCCAGGCCTCGGCGTCCCCGTCGGAGAAGCGGAGCTGATGAGCGGTGGGGGGCTGTCCGAAGCCGGAGGAGAGGTAGGCGGTGTCGAGGAGGGTGATGCGGATCCCGGCCTCGGCGGCGGCCTCGATGAGGGCCTCGCCCATGGCGTTGGGGTCGGCGTAGGGGGTGCCGCCGGGGGCGTGGTGGACGTAGTGGAACTCGCCGACGGCCGTGATGCCGGCCAGCGCCATCTCGGCGTACACGGCGCGGGCGAGGGCGTGGTAGCTGTCCGGGGTGAGCCGGCCGGCCGTGGCGTACATGACCTCGCGCCAGGTCCAGAAGGTGCCGGAGCCGACCTGGACGGTGCCGCGCAGGGCGCGGTGGAAGGCGTGGCTGTGTGCGTTGGCCAGGCCGGGCAGGGTGAGTCCGCGCAGGACCTCGGCGCCGGGGGGCGGGGCGGGGGTGCCGGTGCGGACGGCGGTGATGCGGCCGTCCGCGACCTCCAGGGCGACACCCGGCTCGATGGGGGTCCCCCCTGCCCGAGCGGAGCCGAGAGCCCGGGGGAGAGTGCCGAGCCAGGCGTGCTCCAGCCAGTACGTCCGCGGGGCCGCTGTCGTCACCTGCACGCCAGTCCTTCCAGTACGTCGGCGAGTGCGAGTACCCCGGCCACACAGTCGTCCTCGCTCGCCGACTCGGCCGGGGAGTGGGAGACGCCGGTGGGGTTGCGCACGAACAGCATGGCGGTCGGGATGCTCCCGGACAGGATCCCGGCGTCGTGTCCCGCGCCGGTGCCGAGGACGGGGACCGTGAGGTCGGTGTCCGTACCGAGGATGCGGGCGAGTTCGTCGCGCAGGGCGTGGTCGAACTGGACGACGGGAGTGAAGGACTCGCGGACGATGTCGAGGTCGACGCCGTGCGCGTCCGCGTAACTCCGGGCCGCCTTCTCGATGCCGCCGACCACGGTGTCGAGGGTCATCTGGTCCTCGGCCCGGGAGTCGAGCCAGCCGCGCACGAGGGAGGGGATGGCGTTGACGCCGTTGGGTTCGACGGCGATCTTGCCGAAGGTGGCGACGGCCCCGGCGAGTTCGGCCTCGCGCCGGGCGGCGAGGACGGTCTCGGCGTAGGACAGCATGGGGTCGTGCCGGTCGGCGAGCCGGGTGGTGCCGGCGTGGTTGGCCTCGCCGCGGAAGTCGAACCGCCACCGGCCGTGCGGCCAGATCGCGCTGGCGAGGCCGACCCGGTCGCCGGACAGGTCCAGGGCCCGGCCCTGCTCGACGTGCAGTTCGACGAAGGCGCCGATGCGGGCGAGCCGTTCGGGGTCCGGCCCGATGGCGTCCGGGTCGTGTCCGGCCGCCTCCATGGCCCGGGGCAGCGTGACGCCGTCGCCGTCGGTGAGCCGGTGTGCCTGTGCGCGGGTGAGCTGCCCGGCGGTGAGCCGGGACCCGACGCAGGCGAGCCCGAACCGGGCGCCCTCCTCGTCGCCGAAGTTCACGATGGCGAGGGGCCGGGTGAAACGGGCGTCCCTGCTGCGCAGCTCGTCCAGCGCGGCGAAGGCGGACACGACTCCGAGGGGGCCGTCGAAGGCGCCGCCGTCCGGCACGGAGTCGAGGTGCGAGCCGGTGACGACGGCGTCCCCCTCGGCGGGGTCGCCGAGCCAGGCCCACTGGTTGCCGTTCCGGTCGACCTCGTGGCGCAGCCCGCGGGCCGTGGCCTGCTCCTCGAACCAGGCCCGGCATTCACCGTCGACCGCGGTCCAGGCGAAGCGCCGGTAGCCGCCGGAGCCGGGGTGCCGCCCCAGGGGGAGCAGCTCGCGCCACATGTGGTGGAAGGAGCCGCCGCTGTTCCGGGTCACGCCTGGTCACCTTCGCGCATCGGGACGCGGACGCCCCGCTCCCCCGCCACCGACTCCGCGATGTCGTACCCGGCGTCCACGTGCCGGATGACGCCCATGCCGGGGTCGTTGGTGAGCACCCGGCGGATCTTCTCGCCCGCGAGCGCCGTGCCGTCGGCCACCGTGACCTGCCCGGCGTGGATGGAGCGGCCCATGCCGACGCCGCCGCCGTGGTGGATCGAGACCCAGGACGCCCCGGAGGCGACGTTCACCATGGCGTTCAGCAGCGGCCAGTCGGCGATCGCGTCGGACCCGTCGAGCATGGCCTCGGTCTCGCGGTAGGGGGAGGCGACGGAACCGCAGTCGAGATGGTCGCGGCCGAT
The Streptomyces tuirus genome window above contains:
- a CDS encoding formimidoylglutamate deiminase; the protein is MQVTTAAPRTYWLEHAWLGTLPRALGSARAGGTPIEPGVALEVADGRITAVRTGTPAPPPGAEVLRGLTLPGLANAHSHAFHRALRGTVQVGSGTFWTWREVMYATAGRLTPDSYHALARAVYAEMALAGITAVGEFHYVHHAPGGTPYADPNAMGEALIEAAAEAGIRITLLDTAYLSSGFGQPPTAHQLRFSDGDAEAWAARSSLLKERDHARIGAAIHSVRAVPADQLETIARWAEQRRAPLHVHLSEQTAENEACREAHGCTPTQLLALHGVLGPRTTGVHNTHLTAEDVSLIGGSGTGTCMCPTTERDLADGIGPAVALQNEGSPLCLGSDSHAVIDLLEEARAMELNERLRTRTRGHWTAAALLRAASADGHAALGWEDAGALETGALADFTTIALDSVRTAGPLPRLGAETAVFAASAADVSHTVVAGRHVVRDGVHCLVPDVPRALADAVEALRG
- a CDS encoding allantoate amidohydrolase: MWRELLPLGRHPGSGGYRRFAWTAVDGECRAWFEEQATARGLRHEVDRNGNQWAWLGDPAEGDAVVTGSHLDSVPDGGAFDGPLGVVSAFAALDELRSRDARFTRPLAIVNFGDEEGARFGLACVGSRLTAGQLTRAQAHRLTDGDGVTLPRAMEAAGHDPDAIGPDPERLARIGAFVELHVEQGRALDLSGDRVGLASAIWPHGRWRFDFRGEANHAGTTRLADRHDPMLSYAETVLAARREAELAGAVATFGKIAVEPNGVNAIPSLVRGWLDSRAEDQMTLDTVVGGIEKAARSYADAHGVDLDIVRESFTPVVQFDHALRDELARILGTDTDLTVPVLGTGAGHDAGILSGSIPTAMLFVRNPTGVSHSPAESASEDDCVAGVLALADVLEGLACR